A region of Solibacillus isronensis DNA encodes the following proteins:
- a CDS encoding ABC transporter permease, with the protein MFTAMFGSVEQGIIYAIMALGVYLTFRVLDFPDLTVDGSFVTGAGTAAMMIVLGYNPLLATLVATVAGFIAGCMTGILHTKGKINPLLAGILMMIALYSINLRIMGLSSDTGVTRPNIPLLNSETVFSTFGSFWENLGIDTVITNVLKSMGLASVPTTWGILILMVVVTTIIKLVIDWFLKTEIGLAIRATGDNKRMIRSFSANTDSLVILGLGISNGMVALSGALIAQYTKFADVGLGIGMIVVGLASVIIGEAIFGTKSIVRVTFAVIAGAIIYRMIYALALRVKWLDSGDMKLITAVIVILALVIPQIVGKYKEKKRKAKRLEERLALQQAKVDIEQGGKSLA; encoded by the coding sequence ATGTTTACAGCTATGTTTGGGTCAGTGGAGCAAGGGATCATCTATGCAATTATGGCACTTGGGGTTTATTTAACATTCCGTGTGCTGGACTTTCCGGATTTAACGGTTGATGGAAGCTTTGTAACGGGGGCAGGTACGGCAGCGATGATGATCGTGCTTGGCTATAACCCGCTCCTTGCAACATTGGTCGCAACAGTTGCTGGATTTATTGCTGGATGTATGACAGGAATTTTACACACTAAAGGGAAAATTAATCCGCTGCTTGCAGGGATTTTAATGATGATCGCACTCTATTCGATTAATCTTCGAATTATGGGATTAAGTTCAGATACCGGTGTAACACGACCAAATATTCCACTATTAAATTCAGAAACAGTTTTTTCGACGTTCGGTTCTTTCTGGGAGAATTTAGGCATTGATACAGTAATTACGAACGTACTGAAATCAATGGGCTTGGCTTCTGTTCCAACAACTTGGGGAATATTAATTTTAATGGTTGTTGTAACAACTATTATTAAACTAGTAATAGACTGGTTCTTAAAAACAGAAATCGGTCTGGCAATCCGTGCAACAGGTGACAATAAACGAATGATCCGCAGCTTTTCGGCAAATACCGATTCATTAGTCATTTTAGGCCTGGGAATTTCAAACGGTATGGTGGCATTATCGGGTGCATTAATTGCCCAATATACAAAGTTTGCCGATGTCGGATTAGGTATTGGTATGATTGTTGTCGGTTTAGCATCTGTAATTATCGGTGAAGCAATTTTCGGAACAAAGTCGATTGTTCGTGTCACATTTGCAGTTATTGCCGGGGCAATAATTTACCGAATGATTTACGCATTGGCGTTACGTGTAAAATGGCTGGACTCAGGTGATATGAAGTTAATTACGGCGGTTATCGTTATTTTAGCGCTAGTAATCCCGCAAATCGTAGGGAAATATAAAGAGAAAAAGAGAAAAGCAAAACGTTTGGAAGAACGACTCGCATTACAGCAGGCTAAAGTAGATATTGAGCAGGGAGGGAAGAGCCTTGCTTAA
- a CDS encoding ABC transporter substrate-binding protein, which translates to MRKNLMKLSFLLFGLLLLLAACGGEESETSSNESSNGEAADTAKADSEKTFKIGTTQIVEHPSLDAAKEGFKKAIEDAGIKAEYVDKSANNDNSANMTIAQQLVGENVDLIFANSTPSAQAAKSATSDIPVIFTSVTDAVGAELIESMATPGANVTGTIDLHPETMPKTVAYLKELGAKNVGMVYNAGEQNSVAQIAAVKEIAAKEGVTIVEAAVSASSEVRQAAESLVGKVDAFYIITDNTVVSALESVIEVADANKLPLIVGELDSVERGGLAAYGFEYYDIGYEAGQMAAQILLEGKTPSEVPAAYPANLKLVINKATAENLGLEIKPEWEAEVQ; encoded by the coding sequence ATGAGAAAAAATTTAATGAAGCTGTCCTTTTTATTATTCGGGCTTCTTTTATTATTAGCTGCTTGTGGCGGGGAAGAGAGCGAGACATCTTCAAACGAGTCGTCAAATGGCGAGGCTGCAGATACAGCTAAAGCAGATAGCGAAAAAACTTTTAAAATCGGAACAACACAAATTGTTGAGCATCCATCATTAGATGCAGCAAAAGAAGGGTTTAAAAAAGCAATTGAAGATGCAGGTATTAAAGCAGAATATGTAGATAAATCTGCGAACAATGATAACAGTGCGAACATGACAATCGCCCAGCAGTTAGTCGGAGAAAACGTAGATCTGATTTTCGCAAACTCTACACCTTCAGCACAGGCTGCAAAAAGCGCAACTTCTGATATTCCGGTTATCTTTACATCGGTAACGGATGCAGTAGGTGCAGAATTGATCGAGTCAATGGCAACACCTGGTGCTAACGTAACAGGTACGATCGATTTACATCCGGAAACAATGCCGAAAACAGTTGCTTACCTAAAAGAATTAGGAGCAAAAAATGTAGGGATGGTATATAACGCTGGTGAACAAAACTCAGTTGCACAAATTGCGGCAGTAAAAGAAATTGCAGCAAAAGAAGGCGTAACGATTGTGGAAGCAGCGGTATCTGCTTCATCTGAAGTACGTCAGGCAGCAGAATCACTAGTAGGAAAAGTAGATGCATTTTATATTATTACAGATAATACGGTCGTATCGGCACTTGAATCTGTAATCGAAGTAGCAGATGCAAACAAATTACCGCTTATTGTTGGTGAGCTTGATTCAGTAGAGCGCGGCGGTTTAGCAGCATACGGTTTCGAATACTACGATATCGGCTATGAAGCAGGGCAAATGGCAGCACAAATTTTATTAGAAGGCAAAACACCTTCAGAAGTACCGGCTGCGTACCCGGCTAACTTAAAACTAGTAATCAATAAAGCTACTGCAGAAAACTTAGGCTTGGAAATTAAGCCTGAATGGGAAGCAGAAGTACAATAA